The DNA region CAGTAGATCTCGGACGGCGGGGCGGCGGGCAGCCGCCCCGCCTCGGCGTCCCGGTAGGCGTCGGCGAGCTGCCCGTACCCCTCGGCGATGTGGAACGTACCGGCGAAGGCCTCGCGCGGGTCGACGGAGCGGTCGCGGAGCCGGGGCAGGCGGGTGAGCAGCATGTTCACCTTCAGCTGCGCGCCCTCGGCCGGGGCAGGCTGTTCGTCCCCGAGGAGGGCGGCGAGCTCCTGCGGCGAGGCGTTGACAAGGACCTTGCGGGCTGCGACGACATGTTCCGCCTCGGGTGAGCGGACGGTGATCTCGGCCCGTGTTCCGTCGGTCTCGATCCGGGTCGCCTCGTGCCGGACCCGGATCTGCGCCCCGGCCTCGCGGGCGGCCCGGGCGAGGGCGTCGGTGAGCGCGCCCATGCCGCCGACGGGGACGTCCCAGTCGCCGGAGCCACCGCCGATGACGTGGTAGAGGAAGCAACGGTTCTGGAGCAGCGACGGATCGTGCGCGTCGGCGAAGGTGCCGATCAGCGCGTCGGTGAGGACGACTCCGCGTACCAGGTCGTCGGTGAAGTTCTTCTCGACGGCGACACCGATGGGCTCCTCGAAGAGCGTCCGCCAGGCCGCCGGGTCACCGATCCGCTCGCGCAGGGCGTCGCGGCCGGGCAGCGGCTCGATGAGGGTCGGGAAGGTCCGTTCGGCGACGCGCCGCGTCATGCCGTAGAACCGCTGCCACGCCTCGTACTCCCGGTCCGAGCCGGTGAGCGCGGCGAAGGAGTCCCGGGTGCGGTCCCCGCCGACGAGCAGCCCGGTGGCACGGCCGCCGCGCACGGTCGGGGTGTACGAGGAGACGGTCCGTTTCCGTACCGCGAAATCCAGTCCGAGGTCGCGGACGATCTTCCGCGGGAGCAGGGACACCAGGTACGAGTAGCGCGACAGGCGGGCGTCGACCCCGTCGAAGGGGCGGGTCGAGACGGCCGCTCCCCCGGTGCCGGCCAGGCGCTCCAGGACCAGGACGGACTGTCCGGCACGGGCGAGGTAGGCGGCGGCGACCAGACCGTTGTGGCCGCCGCCCACGATCACTGCGTCATAGCTGTCGGGTGCGGGCATGACCCTTCGTAGCACGGCGCGATCGCCGCCGGCCAGAGGCCGTGGTGCCCGGTCAGTGCGGCGATGCCTGCTGCCCGCGGCGCAATGCCGCGACCTGCCGGTACAGCTCGACGGCCTCCGGTCCCCGGCCGAGCTGCTCCAGGCAGTGCGCCTCGTCGTTGCGGGCGGCGAGGGCGTCGGGGTGGTCGGCGCCCAGGAGTCGCTCGCGGGCCGCGGCGACCGTGCGGTAGACGGTGAGGGCGTCGGCCCAGCGGCCGAGCCAGCCGAGGCCGACGGCGACCTCGCGGCGGCTGACGAGGGTGTCGGGGTGGTCGGGGCCCAGGGCGCGTTCGCGGATCGCGCACACGTCGCGCGCTTCGGCGAGCGCCTCCTCCCAGCGGGCGAGGCGCCCCAGGTTGACGCCGAGCCCGTGCCGGGCGCGGAGCGTTTCGGGGTCGGTGGGGCCGCCCACTCTGGTCCGGTCCGCCACGAGGGCGCGGTACAGCTCCAAGGCCTCCGCGCTGCGGCCGAGGCGACCGAGGCTGATGCCGACCTCGTAGCGGGCGGAGAGCGTGTCGGGGTGGTCGGCGCCGAGCGATCTCGACCGGGCCTGGGCGACTTCCCGGTACGCCTGCAGGGCCTCCGTCCAGCGCCCGAGCCTGCCCAGTGTGTACGCCACCTCATAGAGCGTGACCAGGGTGTCGGGGTGGTCGGCGCCGAGCAGTCGGCTGCGGGCCGCCGCCACGTCCCTGGCCATCCGGTACGAGTCCTCCAGGCGGCCGAGTCTGCTGAGGTTGAAGGCGAGGTTGTGGCGGCAGCGCAGGGTGTCGGGGTGGTCGGGGCCCATCGACCGTTCCCGGGAGGCGAGAACCGCCGCGTACACCTGATGGGCCTCGAAGTGCCGGCCCAGCTGGCCCAGCACGTACGCCGTCTCCTGGCGGGCTGCCAGGGTCTCCGGGTGGTCGGGGCCCAGGCTGCGCTCGCGGCCCCGGGCGACACGGTCGAACTCCCGCAGGGCGTCCGAGGCGCGTCCGGTGCGGCTGAGGGTGAAGCCGATCTCGTACCGGCTGGAGAGGGTGTCGGGGTGGTCGGGGCCGAGGGCGTGCTCGCGTTCGGCGGCGACAGCGCGGTGCACCTCGCCGGCCTCCTCCCAGTGGCCGAGGCGGCCCAGGTTGAGGCCCGCGCTGTGCCGGCTGGCGAGGACCGACAGCAGTTCCGGCGACGGGGTCGGGCGCTCGGCCCTGACCGGTGGGAGTTCGCCGGTGAGGCTGCGCATGTCGGTGCCGGTGGTCCACTCGCCGGTGAGGCCCGCGGAGTGGTCGGGCGGGGCGAGCCCGGGGTGGGCGCCGCTCGCCTTGTGCCCGGTGGTCATGGAGCGGGCCCAGGCCGGCAACTGCTGCCCCGGGCGTACGACGGGAACGGGCGGGGCGAGCGGTATCTGCCCGGTGGGCGGCAGGTGCGGCTGCTCGCCGGTGCGGCCGATGGCGATCCGCTGCCGGAGGTCGCCCGCGTCGACGGGCCGCTCCTCGGGGGCCTTGGCCAGCAGCTCCAGCACGACGCGGTCGAAGAAACCCGGGAGTTCGGCCCGGTGGGTGCGCAGCGGCCGGGGCTGGGTGTCGCGGTGTCCGACGAGGACGGCCCAGGCGTCGGCGAGGTCGAACGGCGGTGCTCCGGTGGCGATCTCGTACAGCACGCAGCCCAGTGAGTAGAGGTCGCTGCGGTGGTCGACCTGGCCGCCGCTGATCTGCTCGGGCGACATGTAGTGCGGGGTGCCCATGGCAATGCCGGTGCCGGTGAGGCGGGAGGTGAAGCCGATGTCGTGGCCGAGCCTGGCGATGCCGAAGTCGCAGATCTTCACCGTGCCGTCGGCCAGCCGCATGATGTTGGCGGGCTTGAGGTCGCGGTGCACGATGCCCTGCTGGTGGGTGTAGCCGAGGGCATCGGCGACCTGTTCGGCGATGTCGACGACGTCGGGGACCGGCAGTGGATGCTGTTTGTTGTCCTCCAGGAGCTGGCTGAGGTTGCGCCCGTCGAGGAGCTCCATGACCAGGTAGAGGACGCCCTCGTGCTCACCGAAGTCGTGGACGACGGTGACGCCGCGGTGCTGGAGCGCGGCGGCGACCCGGGCCTCGCGGCGGAAGCGTTCGCGCAGGACGCGGGTGAAGGACTGATCGTGCTGGGGCCCCATCGGCTTGAGGCATTTGACGGCGACGTGCCGGCCTAGCGACTCGTCGCGGGCGCGCCACACCTCACCCATGCCTCCGCGCCCGATCAGATCGAGCAGCCGGTACCGGCTCTGGATCAGCCTGGTGTCCGCCATCGCCTGCTGTCGCCCCCGTCGTTACGCCTGCTTCCGCGCCCTCCCCGGCCCGTCCAGTATGGCGGCCCGGCTGCGCAGTTTGTACGGGGTGGGGCGGCTGCCGGGACCGAGTCGGGCCATCGCGTTCAGAATGTGACCGGGCGGGAGTCGCCAGCGCAGCCGGGCGGGGATGCAGCGCAGCGCGGTACCCGCGGTGCGCAGGCGGCGGTCGACGGTGCGCACCGGGGCGACGGGTCTGCCGTAGAGCTCATGGGCGTACGGGGGCAGTGACTGGTAGGCGAGTGCCGCGACGCGCCGCCACAGCAGGGCCCGCGCCGGTACGAGCAGCGCGTGGACGGGCGGCCGGCGCAGGAAGTCGTCGACGTCCAGCGCCTCCGCGGACGCGGCGAGCCGGGGACGCATCCGCTCGAAGTAGGCGGCGAGCTGTGCGGTGGTGGCCGGGACGTCCGCGGGGTCGAGGCCGACGAGGCGGGCGCTGTGGCGGTGTTCGTCGATGTAGCGGTCGGCCTGGGCGTCGGTGAGCGGGAAGCCGGAGCGGCGTTCGACCTGGAGGTAGGAGTCGACCTCCGCGCAGTGCACCCACAGCAGCAGTTCGGGCTCGTCGACGCCGTAGCTCTCCCCGGTCTCCGGGTCGGTGGCCTTGATGAGCCGGTGGATCCTGCGGACCCGGGCACCGGCCTTCTCGGCGGCCTCGGTGGTGCCGTACGTGATCGTTCCGACGAAGCCGGCGGTACGCATCAGCCGCCCCCAGGCGTCCTTGCGGAAGTCGGAGTTCTGCATGACGCCGCGTACGGCGCGCGGGTGCAGCGCCTGGAGGTAGAGCGCCCGGACTCCGGCGACCCACATCATCGGGTCTCCGTGCATCTGCCAGGTGACGGATTCGGGCCCGAAGAGCCCCGGGTCGGCGTCCACCATGCCGCTCGTACCTCCCGCTCGGCGACGTACGTACGCGAAGGATACGTGCGGGCGCCGACACCTCCCATGGCTCCCGCGGGGGCACCGGGATGGTCCGTTGCGGTGCGCTTACGTTCCTCCTAGGGTGACCTCCATGGCCGATACGAGCGGATTATGTCCTTCGGTGCCGCTCATGGGCGTCGAGGAGGAGTACTTTCTCATCGATCCCCTCACCCGTGAAGTCGTCCCGTACGCGGACGATGTGGTGAGGAAGGCCTCGGAGGACCTGGGTGATCTGGTCTCCCGGGAGCTCGGCAGGTACCAGGTGGAGACGAGGACTCCGCCGTGCGGCACCTTCGAGGAACTGCACGGGGAGTTACGGCGATTGCGGACGGCCGTCGGCGCCGCTGCCGAGTCCATGGGAGCCCGTACGGCCGCGGTCGGCGCGGTTCCGCTCGGCGCCCCGATCCCGATGCCGATCAGCGACGACGCCCGCTGCGCGGAGCAGCTGCGGGACTACCGGGGCCTGGTCGACGAGCACGTCATCTGCGCGACCCATGTGCACGTGAGCATCCCGGACCGGGAGAGCGCCGTGCTCGTGAGCAATCATCTGCGTCCCTGGCTTCCGCTTCTGATCGCGCTGTCGGCGAACTCGCCGTTCTTCTGCGGGCGTGACACGGGTTACGCGAGCTGGCGCCGCATGATGTGGCAGCGGTGGCCGGTCTCCGGGCCTCCGCCGTATTTCTCCTCCTACGAGGAGTACGAGAATCTCCTGACGGCGCTGACCGTCAGCGGGACTCTGCCGGACCGTCGCACGCTCTTCTGGGATGTCCGGCTCTCGTCCCGTTACCCGACCATCGAGGTGCGGGCGGCCGATGTCCCCGTGACGGCCGAGG from Streptomyces sp. NBC_01591 includes:
- a CDS encoding phytoene desaturase family protein — encoded protein: MPAPDSYDAVIVGGGHNGLVAAAYLARAGQSVLVLERLAGTGGAAVSTRPFDGVDARLSRYSYLVSLLPRKIVRDLGLDFAVRKRTVSSYTPTVRGGRATGLLVGGDRTRDSFAALTGSDREYEAWQRFYGMTRRVAERTFPTLIEPLPGRDALRERIGDPAAWRTLFEEPIGVAVEKNFTDDLVRGVVLTDALIGTFADAHDPSLLQNRCFLYHVIGGGSGDWDVPVGGMGALTDALARAAREAGAQIRVRHEATRIETDGTRAEITVRSPEAEHVVAARKVLVNASPQELAALLGDEQPAPAEGAQLKVNMLLTRLPRLRDRSVDPREAFAGTFHIAEGYGQLADAYRDAEAGRLPAAPPSEIYCHSLTDPSILGPDLAARGYQTFTLFGLHTPARLFAADNAATRAELLAATLAQLDAHLDEPVTDCLARDENGEPCIEAKTPLDLERDLRLPGGHIFHRDLAFPYATESTGRWGVETAHANVLLCGAGAVRGGGVSGVPGHNAAMAALGR
- a CDS encoding oxygenase MpaB family protein; this translates as MVDADPGLFGPESVTWQMHGDPMMWVAGVRALYLQALHPRAVRGVMQNSDFRKDAWGRLMRTAGFVGTITYGTTEAAEKAGARVRRIHRLIKATDPETGESYGVDEPELLLWVHCAEVDSYLQVERRSGFPLTDAQADRYIDEHRHSARLVGLDPADVPATTAQLAAYFERMRPRLAASAEALDVDDFLRRPPVHALLVPARALLWRRVAALAYQSLPPYAHELYGRPVAPVRTVDRRLRTAGTALRCIPARLRWRLPPGHILNAMARLGPGSRPTPYKLRSRAAILDGPGRARKQA
- a CDS encoding serine/threonine-protein kinase, producing the protein MADTRLIQSRYRLLDLIGRGGMGEVWRARDESLGRHVAVKCLKPMGPQHDQSFTRVLRERFRREARVAAALQHRGVTVVHDFGEHEGVLYLVMELLDGRNLSQLLEDNKQHPLPVPDVVDIAEQVADALGYTHQQGIVHRDLKPANIMRLADGTVKICDFGIARLGHDIGFTSRLTGTGIAMGTPHYMSPEQISGGQVDHRSDLYSLGCVLYEIATGAPPFDLADAWAVLVGHRDTQPRPLRTHRAELPGFFDRVVLELLAKAPEERPVDAGDLRQRIAIGRTGEQPHLPPTGQIPLAPPVPVVRPGQQLPAWARSMTTGHKASGAHPGLAPPDHSAGLTGEWTTGTDMRSLTGELPPVRAERPTPSPELLSVLASRHSAGLNLGRLGHWEEAGEVHRAVAAEREHALGPDHPDTLSSRYEIGFTLSRTGRASDALREFDRVARGRERSLGPDHPETLAARQETAYVLGQLGRHFEAHQVYAAVLASRERSMGPDHPDTLRCRHNLAFNLSRLGRLEDSYRMARDVAAARSRLLGADHPDTLVTLYEVAYTLGRLGRWTEALQAYREVAQARSRSLGADHPDTLSARYEVGISLGRLGRSAEALELYRALVADRTRVGGPTDPETLRARHGLGVNLGRLARWEEALAEARDVCAIRERALGPDHPDTLVSRREVAVGLGWLGRWADALTVYRTVAAARERLLGADHPDALAARNDEAHCLEQLGRGPEAVELYRQVAALRRGQQASPH
- a CDS encoding carboxylate-amine ligase, with protein sequence MADTSGLCPSVPLMGVEEEYFLIDPLTREVVPYADDVVRKASEDLGDLVSRELGRYQVETRTPPCGTFEELHGELRRLRTAVGAAAESMGARTAAVGAVPLGAPIPMPISDDARCAEQLRDYRGLVDEHVICATHVHVSIPDRESAVLVSNHLRPWLPLLIALSANSPFFCGRDTGYASWRRMMWQRWPVSGPPPYFSSYEEYENLLTALTVSGTLPDRRTLFWDVRLSSRYPTIEVRAADVPVTAEESALLAMLVRALTITALRAVEQGDPGPEPHAELLRAACWRAARDGLRGESMDPRTGRLSPADGQVTSLLRHIGPALEETGDRETVVALFRRLTATGTGADRQRAVHARRGSLLDVVDALVDQVPAVGLR